The proteins below are encoded in one region of Alkalinema sp. FACHB-956:
- a CDS encoding STAS domain-containing protein: MLDATQELTIIRMPAHIDAAGVKQLADQFHQKIQPHSGVILDLSQTHVVELDAAHILIQGLAIAKQRSAKLSLMGVHSNIAAILSATGVLQHFRKLGSAH; the protein is encoded by the coding sequence ATGCTGGATGCAACTCAGGAATTAACAATCATTCGAATGCCCGCCCACATTGATGCCGCCGGAGTCAAGCAATTGGCGGATCAATTCCACCAAAAAATTCAGCCCCACAGTGGTGTGATCTTGGACTTGAGCCAAACCCATGTTGTGGAACTAGATGCAGCCCACATTTTGATCCAAGGACTGGCCATCGCCAAACAGCGATCGGCCAAATTATCACTGATGGGCGTGCATTCCAATATTGCAGCCATCTTGTCTGCCACGGGGGTGCTTCAGCATTTCCGCAAGCTAGGGTCTGCCCATTAA
- the infC gene encoding translation initiation factor IF-3, with translation MPVTERERERRFNRDLPMINERIRFPKVRVVDSDGGQLGIMTSREAQQLADEKELDLVLVSDKADPPVCKIIDYGKHKFEQEKKAKEAKKKQHTVDVKEVKMRYKIEDHDYNVRISQAERFLKAGDKVKATIMFRGREIQHSDLAESLLKRMAQDLQEIAEVQQAPKKEGRNMMMLLAPKK, from the coding sequence GTGCCTGTGACGGAAAGAGAAAGAGAAAGACGATTTAACCGTGATCTGCCCATGATTAATGAGCGCATTCGCTTCCCCAAAGTGCGGGTGGTGGATAGCGACGGCGGTCAGTTGGGGATCATGACCTCTAGGGAAGCGCAGCAGCTCGCTGATGAAAAAGAGCTTGACCTAGTCCTCGTAAGTGACAAAGCGGATCCGCCTGTCTGCAAAATCATTGACTACGGTAAGCACAAGTTCGAGCAGGAGAAAAAAGCCAAAGAGGCCAAGAAAAAGCAGCATACCGTTGACGTTAAAGAAGTCAAGATGCGCTACAAGATTGAGGATCATGACTATAACGTGCGCATCAGTCAGGCAGAGCGGTTCCTCAAAGCGGGAGATAAGGTGAAGGCCACCATCATGTTCCGTGGACGAGAAATCCAACATAGTGATTTGGCAGAGAGCCTTTTGAAGCGCATGGCTCAAGATCTCCAAGAGATCGCTGAAGTCCAACAAGCGCCGAAAAAAGAAGGGCGAAACATGATGATGCTCCTCGCTCCGAAAAAGTAA
- a CDS encoding alpha/beta fold hydrolase, whose amino-acid sequence MTTMQSWHDRIGFQRDWFWRGWKIRYSYATHAAASDATPILLLHGFGASIGHWRHNVPLLSQHHPVYALDLLGFGASEKAIAAYGTALWVEQVYAFWQEFIRRPIVLVGNSLGSVVCVGLAAKHPDMVAGLALINLPDFSAVEMPAWMQKIVQPLGNWMKGFFTLPPIFVPFFHWVRQPTRIRSWVKGAYPDTNNIDDELVEILSHPPNEVGAARTLAAMVKGQRQLPPEYTARYALPQISIPILLVWGLQDTMVPPSLARKFVEFNPAVKLVEIPQAGHCPHDECPDVFNPILLDWLQSWTAPSSVPASSELPCK is encoded by the coding sequence GTGACAACCATGCAGTCCTGGCACGATCGAATTGGCTTTCAGCGCGATTGGTTTTGGCGAGGCTGGAAAATTCGCTATAGCTATGCAACTCACGCCGCTGCTTCGGACGCAACCCCCATTCTGCTGCTCCATGGGTTTGGAGCCTCGATCGGGCATTGGCGGCATAATGTACCCCTTCTGAGTCAGCACCATCCGGTCTATGCCTTGGATTTACTGGGCTTTGGGGCGTCAGAAAAGGCGATCGCGGCCTATGGAACGGCCCTCTGGGTGGAACAGGTGTATGCGTTTTGGCAGGAATTTATCCGTCGTCCGATCGTGCTGGTGGGCAATTCCCTGGGATCAGTGGTCTGTGTGGGGTTGGCGGCTAAGCATCCCGACATGGTGGCGGGGCTCGCTTTGATTAACCTCCCGGACTTTTCCGCTGTAGAAATGCCCGCATGGATGCAAAAGATCGTGCAACCCCTGGGTAACTGGATGAAGGGATTTTTTACCCTGCCCCCGATTTTTGTGCCCTTTTTCCACTGGGTTCGTCAACCGACTCGGATTCGATCGTGGGTCAAGGGAGCCTACCCCGACACCAACAACATCGATGATGAATTGGTGGAGATTCTCAGCCATCCCCCCAATGAAGTGGGAGCCGCCCGCACCTTGGCGGCCATGGTCAAAGGGCAGCGCCAACTCCCACCGGAATACACTGCCCGCTATGCGCTGCCTCAAATTTCGATCCCGATTTTATTGGTGTGGGGGCTTCAGGACACGATGGTTCCCCCCAGCCTAGCCCGCAAGTTTGTCGAATTTAATCCAGCGGTCAAGCTCGTGGAAATTCCCCAGGCGGGCCATTGCCCCCACGATGAATGTCCAGATGTGTTCAATCCGATTTTGCTAGATTGGCTCCAGTCTTGGACTGCCCCTTCGAGCGTCCCCGCAAGTTCCGAGCTTCCCTGCAAGTGA